Part of the Halorussus limi genome is shown below.
GATTACAGACCACCCGCACCGTCTTTTCGTCTTCGTATCCCTCGGTCCAGCGAACGTGGACGAGATGGTTTTTATATTGGACTTGTTCGTTGCTTATAACGTCGGTATACGTATCGTCCCGGAATTGAACGTACCACTCCTCGTGCGTGGGTTTAGCTTGTCTCTTTTTAAATTTCTGAACCCAGTCTACTTCGCCATCGGGTTCACTATCGTCTACCATCATTGAATCTCCAACAAAGAACCAGTATAAATACTCTGGTTGAGGGTCCGACGCTTCGGACGATTTTTCTGCCTTCTACGTGATGCTCTCGACATGACCGACCAAACTCAGATATTTCTCGCACCTGTCTCGAACGACAACGCCTAAAAACACCTCCAACAGACGGTCATTCAGGGCGTCTCGGCCGGTCTCTATGAGGACTACACTGATGGTGACCACGGTGATCTCGCGGCGATTTGGGGAATCTCACGCGGCGGCGCGGACGGTTAGTGTACGTGTCTCACTCGTTCTCAACCTCCGGCAGGTTGCACATCAGCGCCGCGACCTCCAAGAGGTCCTGCTCTAGGTCGGCGTACTCCTCGCCGACTTCGGCCAGCGTCAATTTACCCAAGCCTATGGGAGTAGCCTACAAGATGTCCGCATCCTCAGAAGACTTGATCTCCCATCCCAGTCCTGTGCCGCTCGACGAATCCCGTATTTCCGGTCGGCGATACTGAGCATTCGACTTTCGAGACTGTCGATGTACTCTTTCAATTCGTCCTCGGTCTCAATTACATAGTAGCCGTTTCCTCCAGAAGCAATCGGGATGTTGTCTTCGAGAACGAGTTCTCGGATGATCGCTCGGGTATTCGGAAACGAACCGATATCGTCGACTCCGATCTGGTCGTTTATCTCTCGGGACGAGATTTGGTCGTCTGACCCTCGATGGTCAAGGATGATGTCTTTGACTTCCTCTTTGGCATCCTGCTCACTTGCCGACATGGAGAGCGGTAGTATCTCCTTACTAATAAAAATCTAGCGGATTAAATATGAGAATCAGACTTCGAGATCGACGCTTCACCGAGTTTCGTAATAGTGAGACTTCAGTTCCTTCCGGAGTAACTGAGCGAGGAACTCGTTCTCTGCATCCTCTGCTCGGTGAACAGCCTCGACGAGTGCCCCGTCTAGCTCAGCGTCCTCAGGACGTTCGTATTCCCGATCACTCGGAAGGTCAATCTTGAGGCATGTATCGTCTGCCGTAGCGGTGATGGCCATATCAGTAATAAAATATTCCACCTACTAGTTCTTTCGGTTATTTATCACTAGTTTGGATTGCCCGATTCCCGCAAGAAGCCCAACGAAGTGCGACAACGTATTCATCCCACCCTCAAACCACGGAAACGCCAACAATCCTTGCGTTACCCAGACCGCGGCGAAGAACCCTACCACGAGTAGCCCAACCGTCACGGTCTGCCCGCGTAGCCAGCACCTGTTTGCATCCCATCCAGGATATCGTACTGTCGCTTGACCTTCTTGACGAGTCAGACTGCGTACACCGTTGGGAGGAGGGCCAGCAACACAATCAGCGGACTTACCAAATACTGGCAACGCGATACCAAAGCGCGCGTCCCCGGCCGCGAGGTCCGCAATGCAGTGCATCATCGCGTCATCAGCCCCACCATGCTGGAGGCCCGCCTCGACGCGGCCGCGAATGATGTCCACGCGTTCGCCGTACTGGTACTTGGCGAGGCGAATCTTCGTCGCGGTCCGTATCCATGATTGTACACGGCTTTCCGCGTCGCGAGGAAGTCGTCTTCGTCCACGCAGACCGTGAGCATCGTAATGTTCGGCTACTCGTAGAGCGACACGAGGAGGGTCGCGGTCGGCCAGCACGTCCACTTCGTCGAGGTATGGGAGTCGAGCGAGGTACCGACTGGTCGAGGCGGACGTGAGCAACATGTCCCGACCGATTCCGGCGTCCCGAAGCAGGGCGTGCATTGCGCCGGTCCGAAATGCAGTTGACGTAGCCGGTCCGGACGTCGAGCGTGGTGCTTTGAGCTGGCCGACGTTGTACTGGGCGAGCGTGGTCTTGCCCGACCTCAAGGGGCTGGTGATGAGCGCGTTCTCGTCAGAGAGGCTCATCCGAATTGGCTTGAGGTAACTCGACAAGTGTTCAAGTTCGCCGTCACGGTGATGTAGTTCCGACAGGACGAAGATCAGGCGGAGCGCACGGGCGTCGGTAATCATGGGTCGGCGCTCGCCTCGCGGAGGTCGAGGAGTTCTTCTTCGGGGAAGCGTAGCCTGCAAGTCTTGCACTTGTACTCGTCCGAGGTGGCTAACCCCACCCACGAGAAGTGGACGTTGGGGCAGCGGTAGCGCCACGGGTCGCCGGTCGGCGACTTCTTTTCACTCGGTTCGACACTCTTAGTAGTGGTCGGTTCCGTTGACATACTGTCTGCTCTCCGGGTGTGTGAGTTGCCGCGAGGGCGGACGCTGTCTCGGTGCTGGACCCATCGGGGCGTTTTCGCGGTCAGTATCTCCCCCGCGCCACATCGCTACAGTGAGACGCTCGCGGATAGTGATCTAATCTTCTCTCCTACAGAGATTGTTATCAATGCATGATGTACACGGAATTACGCCAATAAGCGAGTTGCTGCACTCCTTGTGAACGGCCTCGTTGAATACGCCCAAGAGGGATGTTACAAATTCACGAATAAAGGTTGGAAGTATCTTGCTGTCGGGGTTGAGGTGAATTAATGGGAGAACAACGATAGTTGAACAAAATTATAGGACGGGAGTAGCAGTCGCACAAATCAAGTTTTGCTATGCGAATAACCGTGCTAAGTATTGGTATTCTAGGGGAGGAGAGGGATGCTGAGAGTTTAGTAAATCTACATTGATAGTATAGCTGTTATGGCCTCCGAAGATGGAAGAGCGGGGGACATTGAGACTGCACAAGAGCTTGAGACCGAGATATACACCTGTGCGGTCGATATCTTTCAAAGACAACGGGAAATGTATTGGACGAGAAACTCCATTGCCATTTTTCTTCAAGCAACGCTGGCGAGCGCTTTAACATTAAGTGATTTGGATCCGATATTCGTTTTAGTTTTTGGTGTTTTTGGGACTTTCTTTTCCATGACGTGGGCATACATAAACATAAAGGCGTACAGGACGATCACTTGGTGGAAAGAAACAATTCTGACCTTAGAAGAAAATCTGAGTGACCATAGCTGTATTCTCGGTATTTATTCTGCAAACTCAGAAGTAAAGGAGAGCCAACAAGAGGGATATCTACATTTCCTTGGATATCGTTTACCGGTGGATCTTCCATTACCTATCCTCACAGGTCTATTTTGGTCTCTGACCTTCTTGTACGGTGTTCGTCTGGTTCTATAGTATAAATTAATGAGGGATCCTGTAGTCATCAGCAGACTTTATAGCCATCCCCGGCTCCGACTTACTCCGTAAGCCCGTTAATCATCTCAATTTTCTATATTTCCCGCCTACATACCCCTTTATGCCAGCAGCAAGGCTTTGGTGAGGAACCTGAAATTCCTCTACGAGAGTCGCTGAGGATGAGACCGCGAAATCTTCGCTGAGTGTGTCTATGACCGGAGTTTCTCGGAGTCGATCTTCCGCTGAGTAGGCAAGTACCAGAGGATCTCCTTGATGTCGGTCCCCTTCGAGATTTCGACGGAGAGGTTTTTCCCACCCGAAATGTGTAGTTCGAGAACCTGCGGTCGACGGAATATGGCAAGGAGTATAATTAGGACTCCAATGAGGATCGGGGCGGTCACGATTCCGAGGGCCAGCGTCTGGAGGTCTATTTTCCGACCGTACTCGACAGACGTGATGTTCTCGAGGGGGACTTCTCGAAATCCGAATCCACCGGCGATCTTGTCGTGTTTGAGTAGCCGGTCGTTCGTCACGTACCAGTGACTCTCACCGTATCCGAACAGGGATTTCAGCCACGGGATAAGCCCGGTCGGACGGTGTTTGAAGGAGTATGACACCTCCTCACCTTTCAGCATATAGTCCTCGATATCCCTTCCAGCGGTCTCTTGCGTTTTCTCTGCTGTTGCCATCAATCAGTCGTCACAGGTTTACTACTTATAACCCATGTGCGATTATCAATAGACACGTCTCGGAAATTCCTAGGCTATTCTGTTGATTCTTTTCTCCTGCAGTTCATCCTTTAACTCTTCAATTGTCTTCAGGCCTACCGTTCATCGGGCGCGTTGCCGCGGCCGCGCCATGCAGCAGCCCCGCCTCAACGCGCCCCCGGATGATGTCCACCAACCCGTGGTTCCGGTACTTGTCGAGGCGAATCGTCGTCGCGGTCCGCACCCATGATTGAACCTGACTCTCGGCCGCCGCGGGGAAGTCGTCTTCGTCCACGCAGACCGTGAGCATCGTATCCGAGAAGGGATTCCAGTTAGAGTACGTCTTTCCCGGTTCCTGCTGTTACTGTTTGCAGTATCTCTACAGCGTCGGAGAGTTCCGCTGTCGATTCAAAGCGGAGCGTGTCTGGTCGTGTCAAACCGATCTTTGAAGCAGCCCAACTAATTGCCTGCCCGAGTTGGCCTTGTTCTGACTCGTACCATCGTAGGTCGATTTCCAACTGCTCCGGACGCGGTTCGACCGATGCGAGTCGAGAGAGGCCATAGCAGACGTTCCCAACACAGAGAGATGGTGGAGAAATACTATATTCCGTACCGGTGACTTCCCATTCCACCAGTAGGTGATTCGGGAGAACCACTGCCGGTTCGACGTCAATCGCGTTTTGGACTGCATCAATGATTTCATCGGACGAATCGCCATTCATCGTGAAAGCTTCGTGTTCGGGAACATACCGAAGACACGGTTCGGAGTCGCGTACGAGTTCAATTTTCCGTATACCAAAGATGCGGGCACCCCCAGACATCTCCAGAAGTGATTTGATCACTTCTAGTGACCTCTCAGACACGTGAGCGTCATACCGTACAGCATCACTGCCACCGGTTTGCGAGAAGGTGTCGTCCAACTCCTGGATAATTGACGGGTAGTCGTCGGCTACTGTTCCCGTCTCGATCGATAGGACGATTCGGTCCGCGAAGGACGACGCTGCTTGGATGACCGCAAATAGTACCTCCTCATGACGTGGTGTACCCTCTATCGGATAGCTCACGATGAGAGTGTGAGTGGGTTGGTACTGGGTCAAGATATCTAGTAGACAGGAAGGCCGACCGGGGGCTTAATAGTTAATCCTCCCAAGATGTAGTCGTTCGAGAGATGTAGTCTTTCGTGACGCTATAGAAGATCGGTTCTTTTATCTCAATCACATTTATTTTTCTGCATATTGAACGGTATCTCCCGAACCTATTTCCGCGACAATAGCTGGTGAGTATCAGATGGAACCCGATCGATCAAACCACTCCACTCCGTCTTCAGCATCCAAGAAGGCAACTCGAAATCCGCCAACGAAGCGAGCAGCACTCGTTGGTGGGATTGTCGGGATATGTCTCGGCCTATGCTCGCATTTTCTGATACTGGATTATTCTGTAGTCTCTATTACCATCTGTCTCCTGTACTTCATCGGGGTTACGCTCATGATCGACTATGTCAGTGTCCTCCGACAGACCCCCTACGATGGCGGGAGTTGGTGGACCATTGCCTTCGGTGCCACCACCGGACTCGTTATGATGGTCGCACAGTTGGTCTACCACCCGATCGTTACAGATAAGATCGCAGTA
Proteins encoded:
- a CDS encoding RipA family octameric membrane protein; the protein is MASEDGRAGDIETAQELETEIYTCAVDIFQRQREMYWTRNSIAIFLQATLASALTLSDLDPIFVLVFGVFGTFFSMTWAYINIKAYRTITWWKETILTLEENLSDHSCILGIYSANSEVKESQQEGYLHFLGYRLPVDLPLPILTGLFWSLTFLYGVRLVL